A single window of Sphingobacterium sp. ML3W DNA harbors:
- the dapB gene encoding 4-hydroxy-tetrahydrodipicolinate reductase — protein sequence MKIVLFGYGKMGKIIEKFAQKRGHEIHLIVNSENRSSITKADLVGADVAIDFGVPNAALSNMELCLEAKLPIVMGTTGWYEDLDLVKEKCLAVDGSILYGSNFSIGVNIFFHINKMLAKAIQPYKAYDVQVEEIHHIHKLDAPSGTAITIAEGILNNSDVKTSWVNSLVGDGDVEIIPKATELLIESHRIEEVPGTHTVVYSSEVDQIEFKHTAHSRDGFALGSVIAAEWLFGKEGFFQVTEMFDFNK from the coding sequence ATGAAAATTGTATTATTCGGCTACGGCAAAATGGGCAAAATTATTGAGAAATTTGCGCAAAAAAGAGGGCATGAGATTCATTTGATTGTCAATAGCGAGAACCGTAGCTCAATTACCAAAGCTGATCTGGTAGGTGCGGATGTTGCAATAGACTTTGGTGTTCCAAATGCAGCTCTTTCTAATATGGAATTATGCTTGGAAGCAAAGTTGCCAATTGTCATGGGGACTACAGGTTGGTATGAAGACCTTGATCTTGTAAAGGAAAAATGTTTAGCTGTTGATGGTTCTATCTTGTACGGTTCGAACTTCTCCATAGGTGTCAATATCTTTTTTCATATCAATAAAATGTTGGCGAAGGCCATTCAACCTTATAAAGCTTATGATGTACAAGTAGAAGAAATACATCATATTCATAAATTGGACGCACCAAGTGGGACAGCAATTACTATAGCTGAAGGAATCTTAAACAACAGTGATGTTAAAACATCTTGGGTCAATTCATTGGTAGGGGATGGAGATGTAGAGATTATACCTAAAGCAACGGAATTGTTAATAGAAAGTCACCGTATCGAAGAGGTCCCTGGTACACATACAGTCGTATATAGTTCGGAAGTTGATCAAATTGAATTTAAACATACAGCGCATAGTCGTGACGGGTTTGCATTAGGCTCCGTTATCGCTGCAGAGTGGCTGTTTGGAAAAGAAGGATTCTTTCAAGTGACCGAAATGTTTGATTTCAATAAGTAA
- a CDS encoding DUF5683 domain-containing protein yields MHKVIGLLCAIFIFFVAQGQQVDPKGKVALKTTSALDSTKKVTTVQDTTKKESRRERKRREKAEEEAKIPKIFKDSTRLAIEAKTVTAWKRSLILPGWGQYTNKGLWWIKVPAIYGGLVSTALVFEFNHRYYKEFIKELDYRFKHNEKDNPDYFGWSDQGLIRAKDAARRDRDLMVLLTVGVYGLNVVEAYVDSMLKNRWSVSSEKVALKIRPTILLGSSNSFAYSAAPNFGFKLSMTLK; encoded by the coding sequence ATGCATAAAGTAATCGGTTTATTGTGTGCTATCTTTATATTTTTTGTTGCACAAGGGCAACAAGTTGATCCCAAAGGGAAAGTAGCGTTAAAAACTACTTCTGCATTAGATTCAACTAAGAAAGTAACGACTGTGCAGGATACAACAAAAAAAGAGAGTCGGAGGGAAAGAAAAAGAAGAGAGAAGGCTGAAGAAGAAGCGAAGATTCCTAAGATTTTTAAAGATTCTACACGACTTGCAATAGAAGCAAAAACAGTTACTGCATGGAAACGTTCTTTGATACTTCCTGGGTGGGGGCAATATACAAATAAGGGATTGTGGTGGATTAAGGTACCTGCTATTTATGGAGGACTGGTATCAACTGCACTGGTATTTGAATTTAATCATCGTTATTATAAGGAATTCATTAAAGAATTGGACTATCGTTTTAAGCATAATGAGAAGGATAATCCAGATTATTTTGGCTGGTCGGATCAAGGGCTTATTAGAGCTAAGGATGCGGCAAGACGTGATCGAGATTTGATGGTACTTTTGACTGTTGGGGTGTATGGATTGAATGTAGTCGAAGCTTATGTAGATTCGATGCTCAAAAATCGTTGGAGCGTAAGTTCAGAAAAAGTTGCATTAAAAATTAGACCAACTATCTTATTGGGATCATCAAATAGTTTTGCATACAGTGCTGCTCCCAATTTTGGATTTAAATTATCCATGACACTTAAATAA
- a CDS encoding ParB/RepB/Spo0J family partition protein, with protein sequence MAAQQRKTGLGRGLGALLNDSTDIPERNSDLETSRVDTPVKSKETGSISTVNVDEIEMNPFQPRTDFDPQALQELSESILLQGLIQPITVRKIGENAYQLISGERRYRASKLAGITEIPAYIRTANDQQMLEMALIENIQRENLNAIEVALSFQRMIEECNLKQEELGERVSKNRSTVTNYLRLLKLPPVIQAAIRDGELTMGHARALINVGEVDKQLYIFKLIVDLGLSVRKAEELVREIQNGNKKKAQKDKNAPKSFQFQKIEDDLASKFSSRVKLNLKSAKGKGAIEIPFESEDDLSRILELLDW encoded by the coding sequence ATGGCAGCACAACAGCGAAAAACAGGTCTAGGAAGAGGATTAGGTGCCTTATTAAATGATAGTACCGATATCCCTGAAAGAAACTCTGACCTGGAGACATCCCGAGTAGATACTCCTGTGAAATCCAAAGAAACGGGTAGTATCAGTACGGTTAATGTGGATGAGATTGAAATGAATCCATTTCAACCTCGTACGGACTTTGACCCACAAGCATTACAGGAACTTTCTGAATCGATTTTATTACAAGGGCTAATTCAACCCATTACTGTTCGGAAAATTGGTGAAAATGCGTATCAATTAATTTCTGGAGAGCGTCGTTATCGTGCTTCAAAGTTGGCGGGTATTACCGAAATTCCAGCCTATATTCGTACTGCTAATGACCAGCAGATGCTGGAAATGGCTTTAATTGAAAATATTCAGCGTGAAAATTTGAATGCCATTGAAGTGGCTTTGAGTTTTCAACGTATGATAGAAGAGTGTAATCTTAAGCAAGAGGAATTAGGGGAGCGCGTGAGCAAAAATCGTTCTACCGTGACCAATTATCTGCGCTTATTGAAGTTACCCCCTGTGATTCAGGCTGCTATTCGTGATGGTGAGTTAACTATGGGACATGCTCGTGCACTTATTAATGTTGGAGAAGTAGATAAGCAATTGTACATTTTTAAGTTAATTGTTGATTTGGGTTTGTCTGTTCGTAAAGCAGAAGAATTGGTTCGTGAGATTCAGAACGGTAATAAAAAGAAAGCACAAAAAGATAAAAATGCACCTAAATCTTTTCAATTTCAAAAAATTGAAGATGATTTGGCATCTAAGTTTTCTTCTCGTGTCAAATTGAATTTGAAAAGTGCCAAAGGAAAGGGAGCTATTGAGATTCCTTTTGAATCGGAAGATGACCTGAGTCGTATTTTGGAATTATTAGACTGGTAA
- a CDS encoding ParA family protein: MGKIISIANQKGGVGKTTTSINLAASLAVLEYKTLLVDADPQANSTSGIGFDPRTIKESIYECLVNDLDPRDAIQATETPNLDLLPAHIDLVGAEIEMINMHEREYKMKKILDQVKDDYDFIIIDCSPSLGLITINALSASNSVVIPVQCEYFALEGLGKLLNTIKIVQTRLNTSLEIEGILLTMYDVRLRLSNQVVEEVKTHFTDLVFETIIQRNTRLSEAPSFGISVIMHDASCKGAINYLNLAREILHKNGHLKELDSSVTI; the protein is encoded by the coding sequence ATGGGTAAAATTATATCAATTGCAAATCAAAAGGGTGGTGTTGGTAAGACGACAACATCAATCAATTTGGCAGCTAGTTTAGCTGTTTTAGAATATAAAACCTTATTGGTTGACGCTGATCCGCAAGCAAACTCTACTTCTGGAATTGGATTTGATCCAAGAACCATCAAAGAAAGTATATACGAATGCTTGGTAAATGATTTGGATCCTCGTGATGCTATTCAGGCCACAGAAACGCCAAATTTGGATTTACTCCCTGCTCATATTGACCTGGTTGGTGCAGAAATTGAAATGATCAATATGCATGAACGTGAATATAAGATGAAAAAAATCTTAGATCAAGTTAAGGATGATTATGATTTTATCATTATTGACTGCTCTCCTTCATTAGGGTTAATCACCATCAATGCATTATCAGCATCTAATTCAGTTGTTATTCCAGTGCAATGCGAATATTTTGCACTAGAGGGCTTGGGTAAGTTGTTAAATACAATTAAAATTGTACAAACACGTTTAAATACTAGTCTGGAAATTGAGGGTATTTTATTGACAATGTATGATGTTCGTTTACGCTTATCAAATCAGGTAGTTGAAGAAGTAAAGACACATTTTACGGATTTGGTGTTTGAGACGATTATTCAGCGAAATACACGTTTGAGTGAGGCTCCGAGTTTTGGTATCTCTGTCATTATGCACGATGCATCGTGCAAAGGAGCTATCAACTATTTAAATTTGGCTCGAGAAATTTTACATAAAAATGGACATCTAAAAGAATTAGATTCATCAGTTACAATATAA
- a CDS encoding NADPH-dependent FMN reductase has protein sequence MILIISGTNRPKSKTLKVAQYYQEQLQKKGESCQILPLTDLPADIIISDLYGQRSDRFKNIQQLVSDADKFIFVTPEYNGSIPGVLKIFIDACTFPISFYHKKAALVGISSGRYGNLRGIDHLTGICNYLRMHVLPLKIFLPHIQNEINEENTFIHEETINAIQEQIDELINF, from the coding sequence ATGATTTTAATAATTTCGGGAACGAATCGTCCCAAAAGTAAGACGTTAAAAGTCGCACAATACTACCAAGAGCAGTTACAGAAAAAAGGTGAAAGCTGTCAAATACTTCCTTTAACCGATCTACCTGCAGATATTATCATATCGGATTTATATGGTCAAAGAAGTGATCGATTTAAAAATATACAACAACTCGTTTCGGATGCAGATAAGTTTATTTTTGTTACACCTGAATATAACGGAAGCATTCCTGGTGTACTCAAAATCTTCATCGATGCCTGCACTTTTCCGATCAGCTTTTATCATAAAAAAGCAGCACTTGTTGGCATCTCGTCCGGACGATATGGCAATTTAAGAGGTATAGATCATTTAACAGGAATTTGCAATTATTTGCGCATGCATGTATTGCCCTTAAAGATATTCTTACCGCATATTCAAAACGAAATAAATGAAGAGAACACCTTTATTCATGAAGAAACAATAAATGCCATTCAAGAGCAAATTGATGAACTTATCAACTTCTAG
- a CDS encoding DUF1080 domain-containing protein has translation MNLKITYLIFSLGLLSACKQTPQHNTLSADEKKEGWQLLFNGKDIHNWHIYNQGDQASKWVVKDDAILCDPTVKTGIFGDLVSNETYQDFDLKFDWKVAKGGNSGVFIDVQEDPKYDATFVTGLEMQLLDNANAESRHQTDSTHWAGSLYAIKSIGSNSKPNPFNEWNESRIVQNKGKVSFWLNGQLTFENVTNNQEWKDLIAHTNMKNYPDFGKFQKGKIALQNHTDEVYFRNIKIKTL, from the coding sequence ATGAACCTTAAAATAACATACCTTATATTTTCCCTTGGATTACTATCCGCCTGTAAGCAAACTCCTCAGCATAATACCCTAAGTGCAGATGAAAAGAAAGAAGGTTGGCAATTACTTTTTAACGGAAAAGACATCCATAACTGGCATATTTACAACCAAGGAGATCAAGCATCTAAATGGGTGGTAAAAGACGATGCCATTCTATGCGACCCAACCGTAAAAACAGGGATATTCGGAGATTTAGTTTCAAATGAAACCTATCAAGATTTCGATTTGAAATTTGACTGGAAAGTTGCCAAAGGGGGCAATAGTGGTGTCTTCATCGATGTTCAAGAAGATCCTAAATACGATGCTACATTTGTTACTGGTCTTGAGATGCAACTATTAGATAATGCTAACGCAGAATCCCGTCATCAAACGGATTCGACACATTGGGCAGGATCTCTTTATGCCATAAAAAGCATCGGTTCAAATTCAAAACCCAACCCCTTCAACGAGTGGAATGAATCGCGTATCGTACAAAACAAAGGGAAGGTGAGTTTTTGGTTAAACGGTCAATTGACATTTGAAAATGTCACCAATAATCAAGAATGGAAGGATTTAATTGCCCATACAAACATGAAAAATTACCCCGATTTCGGTAAGTTCCAAAAAGGAAAAATTGCGCTTCAAAATCATACAGATGAAGTCTATTTTCGAAATATCAAAATAAAAACATTATAA